The following coding sequences are from one Gimesia chilikensis window:
- a CDS encoding redoxin domain-containing protein, producing MFRRSITFLCALALLGTSSLLAETKTKSSQDASHTFRLPTAQGKVVELSAEPESKATVVCFLGAECPLARLYGPKLNEMQAAYAAQGVQFIGVNSNQQDSLEDVKQYVKRYEISFPMAKDYNNEVADRFHAVRTPEVFVLDQQLTVRYRGRIDNQYLPGISRAETTTHDLKNALDQLLAGKPVEVSETKPNGCFIGRVKQNEVTTQLTFCKEVAGVLHRHCVECHRTGEIAPFSLTDYDEVRGWADTMLETIEDGRMPPWHASPKYGHYANARFMPEKDKEILREWVAGGMPYGDIKDLPELPKFREGWHLPRVPDVVYEMRKRPFVVPKEGVVEYQYFVVDPGFKEDKWITGAQVLPGNRSVVHHAIVFIRPPDGADFRGIGWLTAYVPGQRINMLPPGRARKVPAGSKLVFQMHYTPTGSVAEDISKVGLIFGKDEEITHEVFTLIGIDQEFEIPPHASDFPVSAKVRRIPPHAELLAIAPHMHLRGKSFRLFTKQDKKKEILLDVPNYDFNWQHIYELSKPMSLDTVDGLEFTVKFDNSKDNPFNPDPNEYVTWGDQTWEEMAIAFFEVAEPRKQKSQETKPKPEKKLTKAEAKQQREAELKKELDKRAAAFFKRFDKNGDGRVDVEEVPLATQRYGRIRDDNGDGVIQREELRLQVR from the coding sequence ATGTTTCGTCGTAGTATCACATTCCTGTGTGCGCTCGCATTGCTGGGCACCAGTTCCCTGCTGGCTGAAACGAAAACCAAATCGTCGCAGGATGCCTCCCACACGTTTCGGCTGCCAACCGCCCAGGGGAAAGTGGTCGAGTTATCGGCTGAGCCAGAGTCGAAAGCAACTGTGGTCTGTTTTCTGGGGGCGGAATGTCCGCTGGCCCGGCTGTATGGTCCCAAGCTGAATGAGATGCAGGCCGCTTACGCGGCGCAAGGCGTCCAGTTCATCGGCGTGAACAGCAATCAGCAGGACTCTCTGGAAGATGTGAAGCAGTACGTCAAGCGGTACGAGATCTCGTTTCCGATGGCGAAGGACTATAACAACGAAGTCGCCGACCGATTTCATGCAGTGCGCACACCTGAAGTTTTCGTACTGGATCAGCAGCTGACCGTCCGGTATCGTGGGCGGATCGATAACCAGTACCTGCCGGGCATCTCACGGGCTGAGACGACCACGCATGATCTGAAGAATGCACTGGATCAATTGCTGGCAGGCAAGCCGGTTGAAGTGAGTGAGACCAAACCGAATGGCTGTTTCATCGGCCGGGTGAAGCAGAATGAAGTGACCACCCAACTGACTTTCTGCAAAGAAGTCGCCGGGGTTTTGCATCGTCATTGTGTGGAATGTCACCGCACAGGGGAAATCGCACCATTCAGTCTGACGGACTACGATGAAGTTCGGGGCTGGGCGGATACGATGCTGGAGACCATTGAAGATGGCCGGATGCCCCCCTGGCATGCCAGCCCGAAATATGGTCATTATGCGAATGCCCGGTTCATGCCCGAAAAAGATAAGGAGATCTTGCGGGAATGGGTAGCCGGAGGCATGCCTTATGGTGATATCAAGGATCTGCCGGAACTCCCCAAATTCCGCGAAGGTTGGCACCTGCCCCGAGTGCCGGATGTCGTTTATGAAATGCGGAAGCGACCTTTTGTCGTTCCCAAAGAGGGCGTCGTGGAATATCAGTATTTCGTCGTCGATCCCGGTTTCAAAGAGGATAAGTGGATCACTGGAGCACAGGTCCTGCCGGGGAATCGGTCGGTCGTGCATCATGCGATTGTTTTTATTCGTCCTCCTGATGGCGCTGACTTCCGTGGGATTGGCTGGTTGACGGCTTATGTTCCGGGACAGCGGATCAATATGTTACCTCCCGGGCGGGCACGAAAGGTTCCTGCCGGCTCGAAACTGGTGTTTCAGATGCATTACACGCCGACGGGATCGGTGGCAGAAGACATTTCGAAAGTCGGGTTGATCTTTGGTAAGGATGAGGAGATCACTCACGAAGTCTTTACGCTGATCGGCATCGATCAAGAATTCGAAATTCCGCCGCACGCCAGTGATTTTCCGGTATCGGCGAAGGTTCGTCGCATACCACCGCACGCCGAACTGCTGGCGATTGCCCCGCACATGCATCTGCGGGGGAAATCGTTCCGCCTGTTTACGAAACAGGACAAGAAGAAAGAGATTCTGCTCGATGTACCCAATTATGATTTCAACTGGCAACATATCTATGAACTGAGCAAGCCGATGTCGCTGGATACGGTCGACGGGCTCGAGTTCACGGTCAAATTCGATAATTCGAAAGACAATCCGTTCAACCCGGATCCCAATGAATACGTGACCTGGGGCGATCAGACCTGGGAAGAGATGGCGATTGCTTTCTTCGAAGTGGCTGAACCCCGGAAACAGAAGTCTCAGGAAACGAAACCGAAGCCAGAGAAAAAACTGACCAAAGCGGAAGCGAAGCAACAGCGGGAGGCGGAGTTGAAAAAAGAGCTCGATAAGCGTGCCGCTGCATTTTTCAAACGGTTTGACAAGAATGGCGATGGACGCGTTGATGTGGAAGAAGTCCCACTGGCGACACAACGCTACGGGCGTATCCGGGATGATAATGGTGACGGTGTGATTCAGAGAGAGGAACTCAGATTGCAGGTTCGTTAA
- a CDS encoding class I SAM-dependent methyltransferase: MNVQESYNRWAESYDTDRNLTRDLDGELTQLFLRARRFHSVLEAGCGTGKNTIFLAERAERVLSLDISVEMLARAQEKVSAPHVKFQQADLSDPWPVEDDSADLVMCNLVLEHIEDLEFVFAEARRVLLPTGLFRISELHPFRQYQGKQAQFDERGQTILIEAFMHHVSEFLAAAEAQQFKLKQLQEHWHGLDLNKPPRLITFLFE; encoded by the coding sequence ATGAACGTGCAAGAGAGTTATAATCGCTGGGCGGAGTCCTACGACACCGACCGGAATCTTACCCGCGACCTGGATGGGGAACTCACGCAGTTGTTTCTGAGAGCGCGTCGATTTCACTCGGTATTAGAAGCAGGCTGTGGTACCGGTAAAAATACGATCTTTCTGGCGGAACGGGCAGAACGCGTTTTGTCACTCGATATTTCTGTTGAGATGCTGGCTCGTGCGCAGGAGAAGGTATCGGCACCGCATGTGAAATTTCAACAGGCAGATCTGTCTGATCCCTGGCCTGTGGAAGATGATTCTGCAGATCTGGTAATGTGTAATCTGGTACTGGAACACATTGAGGATCTGGAGTTCGTGTTTGCTGAGGCGCGTCGGGTTTTACTACCGACTGGACTGTTTCGAATCAGTGAGTTGCATCCCTTCCGTCAGTACCAGGGGAAGCAGGCACAATTTGATGAGCGGGGACAGACTATTCTGATTGAGGCGTTTATGCATCACGTCTCAGAATTCCTGGCTGCTGCAGAGGCACAGCAGTTTAAACTGAAACAATTACAAGAGCACTGGCACGGACTGGACTTGAACAAGCCGCCCCGATTGATAACATTCCTGTTCGAGTGA
- a CDS encoding hybrid sensor histidine kinase/response regulator, whose product MQRSSETLPEIRLILELISKGNSLTDTLTTLIKYLESKSEDMVCSILLLDEENRLRNGAALHLPEEYIRLTDGTLIGPEVGSCGAAAYHNRQVVVKDIETDPLWKDFKDLALKHDLRACWSTPIRSSTGEVLGTFAIYYHKPGEPTEYHRHLIEQAVYLAAIAIEHVRIEADLQKSEQESHRLRQHLQEAIESLTEGFVIYDSDDRLVMCNSKYLEIYSESRDLLVPGQRFEDHIRISAYRGQVADAVGREEEWVEERVRQHQNPAGSFRQKLCNGRWLMISEQKTAEGGISGVRTDITQQVLYEEKLRKSIHLIETIRRLLSQYISDTNPDKVFDDLLQTFLNITESESGFFGEVRQSKAGLFELIPRASCYRASLTADWECAEVEKNRTREFFEQQGLFERIIADKESLIVNDIQRDFEDETTAAGGSDVGEIKSFLVLPVFSQGELSGVAGIANCPSGYDTALIEFIKPLLAAAGTLLTDYRNEVRRQENERALQISEERFSKIFRLNPISKGILSLSTGSVIDVNESFLATTRYQREEVVGKTIHELQFFPDDSYWEEIIHSVCENGHVYEQEIVVIINGGEKRVMDCSAWIIESDDEPLLLLMIKDLTEQRQTEEQNRQMQIQLQHSQKIKAIGQLAAGVAHEFNNILVGINLNAELMLLTPEEQIPEDFREPLREIQKSGERAAELVKQLLAFGRKKAPNTSWFDVNALIMNHRAMIQRILGGSVKLILDLSPMAGMVWADEAEIEQALMNLVVNARDAMASGGDLILRTQNVNLTAAQIADQSGCLPGSYALLTVSDTGCGMTPEVLERIFEPFFTTKPAAEGTGLGLSTVQRNLSDNGGFISVESRLDKGTQFRVYLPREQRIKARETRQTEVPTNKKQMAGGTETILVCDDEPIVLSTISALLSRLGYKVLRALGPVEALKTVETHTEAISLLCTDFNMPQINGVELAQRLMEMRPGLKVVYLSGIAEKIPASALTGGSLVIQKPANLGELSVVIRQVLDEVANQKV is encoded by the coding sequence GTGCAGCGGTCATCAGAAACCTTACCTGAGATCAGGTTGATCCTGGAGCTGATCAGCAAAGGGAACTCCCTCACTGATACTCTGACGACGCTGATTAAATATCTGGAATCGAAGAGCGAGGATATGGTCTGCTCGATTCTGCTGCTGGACGAAGAGAATCGACTACGCAACGGGGCTGCGCTGCACCTGCCGGAAGAGTACATCCGACTCACGGATGGGACACTCATAGGTCCAGAGGTGGGTTCGTGTGGTGCAGCTGCCTATCACAACAGGCAGGTTGTGGTTAAGGATATTGAGACGGACCCGCTCTGGAAAGACTTTAAAGATCTGGCTTTGAAGCATGATCTGCGCGCCTGCTGGTCGACCCCGATTCGTTCTTCGACAGGAGAAGTGCTGGGGACGTTTGCGATTTACTATCACAAACCGGGGGAGCCGACTGAGTATCACCGACATCTGATCGAACAGGCGGTTTATCTGGCAGCAATTGCAATCGAGCATGTCCGGATTGAAGCCGACTTGCAGAAAAGCGAACAGGAGTCGCATCGATTGCGTCAGCATCTGCAGGAGGCGATCGAATCGTTGACCGAAGGATTTGTGATTTATGATTCAGACGATCGGCTGGTGATGTGTAATTCGAAGTACCTGGAGATCTACAGCGAGAGTCGGGATCTCCTGGTGCCTGGGCAGCGTTTCGAGGATCATATTCGGATTTCTGCCTACCGGGGACAGGTCGCTGATGCGGTTGGCCGGGAAGAAGAATGGGTGGAGGAACGGGTCCGTCAGCACCAGAATCCTGCAGGTAGTTTTCGCCAGAAGTTGTGCAACGGACGCTGGCTGATGATTTCCGAACAGAAGACGGCAGAAGGAGGCATCTCCGGAGTTCGGACTGATATTACCCAGCAGGTGCTGTATGAAGAGAAACTGCGGAAATCGATTCACCTGATCGAGACTATCCGCAGGCTGTTGTCACAATACATCTCTGATACGAATCCGGATAAGGTGTTTGACGATCTGTTGCAGACGTTTTTAAATATCACAGAAAGTGAGTCCGGTTTTTTTGGAGAGGTCCGTCAATCAAAAGCGGGGTTGTTTGAGCTGATCCCCCGGGCAAGCTGTTACCGTGCATCACTGACTGCTGACTGGGAATGTGCTGAAGTCGAGAAGAATCGGACCCGGGAATTCTTTGAACAACAGGGACTGTTTGAACGGATCATAGCAGACAAAGAGTCGCTGATTGTTAACGATATTCAGAGGGATTTCGAGGATGAAACTACGGCAGCGGGTGGATCTGATGTCGGTGAGATCAAATCGTTTCTGGTGCTTCCCGTCTTCTCCCAGGGTGAACTCTCAGGGGTGGCGGGGATCGCGAACTGTCCGTCTGGCTATGACACGGCTCTGATTGAGTTTATCAAACCACTGCTGGCTGCTGCGGGGACGCTGCTCACCGATTATCGGAATGAAGTCAGGCGACAGGAGAACGAACGGGCACTGCAGATCTCGGAAGAACGTTTTTCCAAAATCTTTCGACTCAACCCGATATCCAAGGGAATTCTGAGTCTGTCGACAGGCTCTGTGATCGATGTCAACGAATCATTCCTGGCAACCACGCGTTATCAACGCGAAGAGGTGGTTGGAAAAACGATCCATGAACTGCAGTTCTTTCCGGATGACAGCTACTGGGAAGAGATCATTCATAGTGTGTGCGAAAACGGGCACGTCTATGAGCAGGAAATAGTAGTAATCATCAATGGTGGTGAAAAAAGAGTCATGGACTGTTCCGCCTGGATTATTGAAAGTGACGATGAACCGCTGTTGCTGTTGATGATTAAGGATCTGACGGAACAGCGACAGACCGAAGAACAAAATCGGCAGATGCAGATTCAGCTGCAACACAGCCAGAAAATCAAAGCGATCGGCCAGCTGGCAGCGGGAGTGGCGCACGAGTTTAATAACATTCTGGTTGGCATCAATTTGAATGCTGAACTCATGTTGCTGACGCCTGAGGAACAGATTCCAGAAGACTTTCGGGAACCCTTGCGGGAGATTCAAAAGTCAGGCGAACGTGCTGCAGAGCTCGTTAAACAGTTGCTGGCTTTCGGACGAAAGAAAGCCCCGAATACTTCCTGGTTTGATGTAAATGCACTGATCATGAATCATCGTGCCATGATCCAACGCATCCTGGGAGGTTCCGTCAAGCTGATCCTGGATCTGTCACCCATGGCTGGGATGGTCTGGGCGGATGAAGCTGAGATCGAGCAGGCGTTGATGAATCTAGTCGTCAATGCGCGAGACGCGATGGCCTCAGGTGGCGATCTTATACTGCGAACTCAGAATGTGAATCTCACCGCAGCTCAGATAGCTGATCAGAGTGGATGCCTGCCTGGAAGTTATGCGCTTTTGACAGTGTCGGATACTGGTTGTGGCATGACGCCTGAAGTTCTGGAGCGAATTTTCGAACCGTTTTTTACGACCAAGCCGGCAGCAGAAGGGACCGGACTGGGATTGTCCACCGTCCAGCGGAATCTGTCTGATAATGGCGGATTTATTTCGGTGGAAAGCAGACTGGATAAAGGAACTCAATTTCGAGTCTATTTGCCGCGGGAGCAGCGTATCAAGGCGAGAGAAACCAGGCAGACTGAAGTTCCCACGAACAAAAAACAGATGGCCGGTGGAACAGAAACGATCCTGGTTTGTGATGACGAACCGATTGTGCTGTCGACGATATCAGCACTCTTGAGCCGACTGGGGTATAAGGTGCTCCGGGCACTGGGGCCGGTGGAGGCTCTGAAAACCGTCGAAACGCATACAGAAGCGATATCGCTGTTATGTACTGACTTTAATATGCCCCAGATCAATGGAGTGGAACTGGCGCAGCGATTAATGGAGATGCGTCCCGGCTTGAAGGTGGTCTATTTATCCGGGATTGCAGAGAAGATCCCGGCTTCCGCGCTGACTGGTGGCAGTCTGGTCATTCAGAAGCCAGCGAACCTGGGAGAACTTTCGGTCGTCATCCGACAGGTTCTGGATGAGGTGGCAAACCAGAAGGTCTGA
- a CDS encoding FdhF/YdeP family oxidoreductase — MKAPRSGGGWKAIKYSLTLANKVGWWKLWKSMRTRNACKTCAVGMGGQKGGMVNEAGLFPEVCKKSFQAMAADMQPAVANDFFAKNNIDQLRAMSSRKLEYSGRLTQPLLLSPGEKHYKPISWDEAFDLVVERLKAAGPERTFYYASGRSSNEAGFLFQLMSRLMGTNFVNNCSFYCHQASGVGLGSSIGTGAGTLRLEDLDHTDLYILIGANPSSNHPRLMKAFMEIRRRGGKVIVVNPVKELGLVNFKVPSDVRSLLFGSSIASTYVQPHVGGDMALLIGLSKEVLERNAHDQTFIDAHTENFDAFKQQVTETSWDDIIAQSGVDRETIRNITDQYLSAKNVVIGWCMGITHHLHGTNSVQSIVNFSLLRGMVGRRKAGLMPIRGHSNVQGLGSVGVVPGMKQAMLERFEKQLGIKVPTTPGYDTMACMEASHRGEIDFAFCLGGNLFGSNPDTKYALEAMSRIKTVLYLSTTLNTGHVWGTGEETLILPVLPRDEEPEPTTQESMFSYVRMSDGGKSRFTGPRSEVSILAAIGQKLFAGDDRIDWKKLESHSAIQELIADLIPGYENMKETLQSHKEFHVTGRAVEEYNFPTESGKAKFHALPLPDLSVAENELRLITIRSEGQFNSVVYDEEDIYRGQERRDVILMNRADIDRLGLKPDQRVKVKSEAGEMPYILVREFDIRAGSALMYYPEANVLVPHTVDPLSKTPGFKSTRVTLEVEATV, encoded by the coding sequence GTGAAAGCTCCACGAAGCGGCGGCGGTTGGAAGGCGATCAAATACAGTCTGACACTGGCAAACAAGGTCGGCTGGTGGAAGCTCTGGAAATCCATGCGGACCCGCAATGCCTGTAAGACCTGCGCGGTTGGCATGGGGGGACAGAAAGGGGGCATGGTCAACGAAGCCGGTCTGTTCCCCGAAGTCTGCAAAAAATCCTTCCAGGCGATGGCTGCCGATATGCAGCCCGCTGTCGCTAACGACTTCTTTGCGAAAAACAATATCGACCAGCTCCGCGCGATGTCCTCTCGCAAGCTCGAATACAGTGGCCGTCTCACCCAGCCACTGCTGCTCTCGCCCGGTGAAAAACATTACAAGCCGATTTCCTGGGACGAAGCCTTCGACCTGGTCGTCGAGCGTCTCAAAGCCGCCGGCCCCGAGCGCACTTTCTATTATGCCAGCGGCCGCTCCTCCAACGAAGCCGGCTTTCTCTTCCAGTTGATGTCCCGCCTGATGGGCACCAACTTCGTGAATAACTGCTCCTTTTACTGTCACCAGGCCAGTGGCGTCGGCCTGGGTTCGAGTATTGGCACCGGAGCCGGCACACTCCGTCTGGAAGATCTGGATCACACCGACCTCTACATCCTGATCGGCGCAAACCCGTCTTCGAATCATCCTCGCCTGATGAAGGCCTTCATGGAAATCCGCAGACGGGGTGGCAAAGTCATCGTCGTCAATCCGGTCAAGGAACTGGGGCTCGTCAATTTCAAGGTTCCCAGTGACGTCCGCAGTCTGCTCTTCGGCTCCAGCATCGCTTCCACTTACGTACAACCGCACGTCGGCGGTGACATGGCACTGCTGATCGGTCTCTCGAAAGAAGTTTTGGAACGTAACGCACATGACCAGACTTTTATCGACGCACACACCGAAAACTTCGACGCCTTCAAACAACAGGTCACAGAGACCAGTTGGGACGACATCATCGCCCAGAGCGGCGTTGACAGAGAAACCATTCGCAACATCACCGACCAGTATCTCTCCGCGAAAAACGTCGTCATCGGCTGGTGCATGGGAATCACGCATCATCTGCACGGGACCAACAGTGTGCAGTCGATCGTCAACTTCTCGTTGCTCCGTGGCATGGTTGGCCGCCGTAAAGCGGGACTGATGCCCATTCGCGGGCATAGTAACGTGCAGGGGCTCGGTTCGGTCGGCGTGGTCCCCGGCATGAAACAGGCGATGCTCGAACGCTTCGAAAAACAGCTCGGCATCAAGGTTCCCACCACGCCCGGTTACGACACGATGGCCTGCATGGAAGCCTCCCATCGCGGCGAGATCGACTTCGCGTTCTGCCTCGGAGGCAACCTCTTCGGCAGTAATCCCGATACGAAATACGCACTCGAAGCCATGAGTCGCATCAAAACCGTGCTCTACCTTTCGACCACGCTGAATACCGGTCATGTCTGGGGAACCGGCGAAGAAACCCTGATCCTGCCGGTACTCCCTCGTGACGAAGAACCCGAGCCGACCACCCAGGAATCCATGTTCAGCTATGTCCGCATGAGTGACGGCGGCAAATCCCGGTTCACCGGTCCCCGCAGCGAAGTTTCGATCCTGGCGGCCATCGGCCAGAAACTGTTCGCCGGCGATGATCGCATCGACTGGAAAAAACTGGAGAGTCACAGTGCCATTCAGGAACTGATCGCCGACCTGATCCCCGGCTACGAAAACATGAAAGAAACTCTCCAGTCCCATAAGGAATTCCACGTCACCGGCCGCGCCGTCGAAGAATACAATTTCCCCACCGAGAGCGGCAAAGCCAAGTTCCACGCCCTCCCGCTGCCCGATCTCTCCGTTGCAGAAAATGAACTGCGGCTGATCACCATCCGTTCCGAAGGTCAGTTCAACAGTGTCGTCTACGACGAGGAAGACATCTACCGCGGACAGGAACGCCGCGATGTCATCCTGATGAACCGAGCCGACATCGATCGCCTCGGCCTCAAACCCGACCAACGCGTGAAAGTCAAAAGCGAGGCAGGGGAGATGCCATATATCCTGGTCCGCGAATTCGACATCCGCGCCGGCAGCGCCCTGATGTATTATCCCGAAGCCAACGTCCTGGTTCCACACACCGTCGATCCCCTGTCAAAAACCCCGGGGTTCAAATCGACACGGGTGACTCTGGAAGTGGAAGCAACAGTTTAA
- a CDS encoding phytanoyl-CoA dioxygenase family protein, translating into MSLIFSAEIKRDGFQIWREPLSRDTLTQFEAVIDSAGEYSYRRRRSGTRYAIRNAHLVLPGLRSLLEEGVLKELASDVLQQPVSLVSATLFDKRPGANWFVPPHQDLQVPIQGRIEDEDWKNWSVKAEQQYVEPPPEVLQQMLAVRVHLDECPGENGALEVVPRSHHRRLSEEEVALIGEQEFHLCPVDAGEVLLMNPLLVHRSRSSQLPQRRRVLHVVYCAAVLTEGLAWT; encoded by the coding sequence ATGTCTTTGATCTTCAGTGCAGAAATTAAACGGGATGGATTCCAGATCTGGCGAGAACCTCTCTCCCGGGACACGCTGACACAGTTCGAAGCTGTAATTGATTCCGCTGGTGAATACAGTTATCGACGACGACGCAGCGGTACGCGTTATGCGATTCGCAATGCCCACCTGGTTTTACCTGGACTGCGATCGTTGCTTGAAGAGGGAGTGCTCAAGGAACTGGCGAGTGACGTGTTGCAGCAGCCAGTCAGTCTGGTGAGTGCGACACTGTTTGATAAGCGTCCCGGTGCGAACTGGTTCGTGCCTCCGCATCAGGATCTGCAGGTTCCGATTCAGGGGCGCATTGAGGATGAGGACTGGAAGAACTGGTCTGTCAAAGCAGAGCAGCAATACGTGGAGCCGCCGCCGGAGGTCTTACAGCAAATGCTGGCGGTGCGCGTGCATCTGGATGAATGCCCTGGCGAGAATGGGGCGCTGGAGGTGGTTCCGCGGAGTCATCACAGGCGATTATCGGAAGAGGAAGTCGCTTTGATTGGAGAGCAGGAATTTCACCTCTGCCCGGTTGACGCGGGCGAAGTACTGTTGATGAACCCCCTGCTGGTGCATCGCTCCCGCAGCTCACAGTTACCACAGCGGCGTCGGGTGCTGCATGTGGTTTATTGTGCTGCTGTGTTGACGGAGGGACTGGCCTGGACTTAG
- a CDS encoding methyltransferase domain-containing protein produces MPVWDADQYLKYQRERTQPAIDLAARVELASPERIVDVGCGPGNSTVVLAQRFPGAELSGLDSSAEMLETAQETLPDVHWFQTDITTWEPDEAYDLLFSNAVLQWVPDHETIFPRLMSFLKPGGALAVQLPAHYASPLHRCVVELSQLPDWHDATAAARQALGCESRSFYYDLLAPLSSQLELWETEYIHVMESVEAILEWFRGTGLRPYLEALPDAATRDRFEAELLKRFAIAYPLQQNGNVLFPFRRFFMVAYR; encoded by the coding sequence ATGCCTGTCTGGGATGCGGATCAGTATTTAAAATATCAGCGTGAACGGACGCAGCCTGCCATTGATCTGGCAGCGCGGGTAGAGCTGGCATCACCTGAGCGGATTGTGGATGTGGGCTGTGGTCCCGGGAACAGTACCGTGGTTCTGGCTCAACGTTTTCCGGGGGCGGAGCTGAGTGGCCTGGACAGCTCAGCAGAAATGCTGGAGACCGCGCAGGAGACTCTGCCTGACGTACACTGGTTCCAGACTGATATTACGACGTGGGAACCGGATGAGGCATACGATCTGTTGTTTTCGAATGCCGTTCTGCAGTGGGTGCCTGACCATGAAACGATCTTTCCCCGGCTGATGAGTTTTCTCAAACCCGGTGGGGCACTGGCTGTGCAACTGCCCGCGCATTATGCGTCTCCCCTGCACCGCTGTGTGGTTGAGCTTTCCCAGCTACCGGACTGGCACGATGCGACCGCTGCTGCCCGACAGGCGCTGGGCTGTGAATCGCGGTCATTCTATTACGATCTGCTGGCTCCGTTGAGTTCCCAGTTGGAACTCTGGGAGACTGAATATATCCATGTGATGGAGAGTGTCGAGGCCATCCTGGAGTGGTTCCGAGGAACGGGACTGCGACCCTACTTGGAAGCGTTACCCGATGCTGCCACCCGCGACCGGTTCGAGGCGGAACTGCTGAAGCGTTTTGCGATTGCGTATCCCCTGCAACAGAACGGGAACGTCTTATTTCCGTTTCGCAGGTTCTTCATGGTGGCGTATCGTTAA
- a CDS encoding tetratricopeptide repeat protein, translating into MRRTIVSLVVYVLLVPTPLPACFWDYDTLQMERQRFPYAQELIAGHFLRHSEAYYQWRVQDWSVKPSAERSLADFDDLAVAYEKLGEHDRAIEVIQEKMARWPDEGRYESEANLGTFLIHAGRYEEGLEHIQRAIEINPEAHFGREVYQKLLVKYVIRQREQGATLPLKQRGNNGFTAFVLEQQQIPEADRQAEIRKAVKGVLGMMRFGNYRSPILLEALGDLLLSNGQQDDSKLLAARAYLKASYEAPETKAKEEYRTKAAEALQMQFGKKLSELETELQQDIKTAEEYYSRIEADEHHWSENGKNLDHEFNLKYYKNPALPYAPDPEVAQSGFKAKTGLTIAQLVQRALLYVMLAGAVVLLIVLRISRNRRRRLVTDQGP; encoded by the coding sequence GTGAGAAGAACCATCGTTTCGCTTGTGGTTTATGTACTGCTGGTGCCGACTCCCCTGCCCGCCTGTTTCTGGGATTACGATACCCTGCAGATGGAGCGGCAGCGGTTTCCTTACGCGCAGGAACTGATCGCTGGTCATTTTCTCAGACATTCCGAGGCTTATTATCAATGGCGTGTTCAAGACTGGAGTGTCAAACCGTCTGCGGAACGGTCACTCGCTGATTTTGATGATCTGGCGGTGGCGTATGAAAAGCTGGGAGAGCATGACAGGGCGATCGAGGTCATTCAGGAAAAAATGGCGCGCTGGCCAGATGAAGGCCGCTATGAGTCGGAAGCGAATCTGGGGACGTTCCTGATTCACGCCGGTCGGTACGAAGAGGGGCTGGAACATATTCAACGGGCGATTGAAATCAACCCGGAAGCCCATTTCGGTCGTGAGGTCTATCAGAAGCTGCTGGTGAAATATGTGATTCGGCAGCGGGAACAGGGAGCAACCCTGCCATTAAAGCAAAGAGGAAACAACGGGTTTACTGCGTTTGTACTCGAACAGCAACAGATTCCGGAAGCAGACAGGCAGGCGGAGATCCGCAAGGCTGTGAAAGGCGTCCTGGGCATGATGCGTTTTGGGAATTATCGTTCGCCTATCCTGCTGGAAGCGCTGGGAGATCTGCTGTTGTCGAATGGACAGCAGGATGATTCCAAGCTGCTGGCTGCACGGGCGTACTTGAAGGCCTCTTATGAAGCTCCCGAGACGAAAGCGAAAGAAGAATATCGAACGAAAGCTGCCGAGGCGCTGCAGATGCAGTTTGGAAAAAAACTGAGTGAGCTGGAAACGGAATTACAGCAGGATATTAAAACGGCAGAAGAATACTACTCCCGGATTGAAGCGGATGAACATCACTGGTCTGAAAACGGGAAAAATCTGGATCATGAATTCAATTTGAAATATTATAAGAATCCAGCGTTACCTTATGCCCCGGATCCGGAAGTCGCACAATCAGGCTTCAAAGCGAAAACGGGGCTTACGATTGCCCAACTGGTCCAGAGGGCTCTGCTCTATGTCATGCTGGCTGGTGCGGTGGTATTATTGATCGTTCTCAGAATTTCCCGTAATCGGCGACGCAGGCTGGTGACAGATCAGGGACCGTAA